The Nitrospirota bacterium genome has a window encoding:
- a CDS encoding protein-glutamate O-methyltransferase CheR has product MVQKKGLAIKNIDSNNGLKQLLAYVHEMRGIDFSLYRQATVSRKLELRLQETKSRGYKEYLSYLKMNPDELEPLIRTLTIKVSNFFRNPVVFELLSSSVLPELAADFGFLKVWSLGCAHGEEPYSVAMILRDFQVQENLSFPHHIQGTDVDPEAIEKARKGEYSAEELFETKRKYLDAYFMKLPNEFGTSLGNERYQLKDEIRSMVRFSSDNIMNMLLHKRVYLGSYNLILCRNVLIYLNREMQEVMIRAIGDILYDKGYLILGEAETMAESVRQEFEQPFPGIKIFRKRRSAAP; this is encoded by the coding sequence ATGGTGCAAAAGAAAGGGCTTGCCATAAAAAACATCGACAGCAACAACGGCCTGAAACAGCTTCTTGCATATGTCCACGAAATGCGCGGTATTGATTTTTCGCTCTATCGCCAGGCGACAGTGTCGCGGAAACTTGAACTGAGACTGCAGGAGACGAAAAGCAGGGGCTATAAAGAATACCTCTCCTATCTCAAAATGAATCCTGATGAGCTTGAGCCCCTGATCAGGACGCTGACCATAAAAGTGAGCAATTTTTTTAGAAATCCGGTTGTATTCGAACTGCTCTCATCAAGTGTCCTTCCTGAGCTCGCAGCCGATTTCGGTTTTCTGAAGGTATGGAGTCTAGGATGTGCACATGGTGAGGAGCCCTATTCGGTTGCCATGATCCTTCGTGATTTTCAGGTGCAGGAGAACCTCTCCTTTCCCCATCATATTCAGGGGACTGACGTTGACCCAGAGGCAATCGAAAAAGCACGAAAGGGTGAGTATTCGGCCGAAGAGCTTTTCGAGACAAAAAGGAAATACCTTGATGCATATTTCATGAAGCTGCCCAATGAATTTGGGACAAGCCTCGGAAATGAGCGGTATCAGTTAAAGGATGAGATCAGATCAATGGTCAGATTTTCGAGCGACAATATTATGAACATGCTGCTTCATAAAAGGGTTTATCTCGGGAGCTACAATCTCATACTCTGCAGAAATGTCCTGATCTATCTGAACAGGGAGATGCAGGAGGTGATGATCAGGGCGATTGGCGACATCCTGTATGACAAAGGCTATCTGATACTCGGAGAGGCTGAAACCATGGCTGAAAGCGTGCGGCAGGAGTTTGAACAACCCTTTCCCGGCATCAAGATCTTCAGGAAAAGACGGTCAGCAGCGCCTTGA
- a CDS encoding amidohydrolase family protein, producing MKLHGFVDLHTHGINRYDTRTDAYEDILTLAKAHAKAGTSAILPTIYSGHIDEMRKGLKAVRMAMDMQTKGRESGAEILGLNLEGPFLNPLRCGAMDKDTFIRPTLAALKKLIGGYEDIARIITIAPELPGAIKVIEKCADMGIRVNMGHSDATLRQAVDAKKAGATGITHLFNAMRPFHHREPGLAGLGLMDRDLSIEVIADGVHLHPKTLELIFRCKPLEKIIIVSDSVMGNRSAEGVVYSHGILAGSGLTIGGAVKKLQRIGIPDAKILKASTDNPLRYIGKTGSRRC from the coding sequence ATGAAGCTCCACGGTTTTGTCGATCTTCATACTCATGGTATCAACAGATACGATACGCGGACAGACGCATACGAAGATATCCTGACCCTGGCAAAGGCCCATGCAAAGGCAGGGACAAGCGCCATCCTTCCGACGATCTATTCGGGCCATATTGATGAGATGAGAAAGGGCCTGAAGGCCGTCAGAATGGCAATGGATATGCAGACAAAGGGACGAGAATCTGGCGCAGAGATACTGGGTTTGAACCTTGAAGGGCCGTTCCTGAATCCTCTCAGATGCGGTGCTATGGACAAGGACACCTTTATTAGGCCAACCCTTGCAGCGCTCAAAAAGCTGATAGGTGGTTACGAAGATATCGCTAGGATCATCACTATTGCGCCGGAGCTGCCGGGAGCTATCAAGGTGATCGAAAAATGCGCTGACATGGGGATCAGGGTCAACATGGGCCATTCTGATGCAACGCTGAGGCAGGCAGTCGATGCCAAGAAGGCAGGGGCAACCGGTATAACCCACCTGTTCAATGCCATGCGGCCTTTCCATCACAGGGAGCCTGGGCTCGCAGGTCTTGGCCTCATGGACAGGGATCTCTCTATTGAGGTAATAGCAGACGGCGTCCACCTGCATCCAAAAACCCTTGAGCTGATCTTCAGATGCAAGCCGCTCGAAAAGATCATTATTGTCTCGGATTCTGTAATGGGCAACAGATCAGCCGAGGGTGTTGTCTATAGCCATGGCATCCTTGCAGGCAGCGGCCTGACCATAGGGGGGGCAGTGAAGAAACTTCAGCGCATCGGCATACCTGATGCTAAGATTCTGAAGGCATCAACAGACAACCCCCTGCGCTATATCGGCAAGACAGGATCAAGGCGCTGCTGA
- a CDS encoding RNA methyltransferase — protein MKITSSANKHIRDIIQIRETRAKFRHAAFLVEGPHPVEMALAAGVQIKEVFVTEAFINAKEHRTLLGKITAAIFEVSEQILNKITDTETPQGIVALAGYTPGTLDTLILNEAPLLAVLDAIQDPGNLGTIIRTADAAGTDAVILLPGTCDAFMPKVIRATAGSLFNVPLLYAEPATLVDWLSKQKVRLAVTAVDAEKTVFDTDLSGGIAIAFGNEAHGVNDQLRKAADLSLNIPILGKAESLNVATSAAICLYEAVRQRRK, from the coding sequence ATGAAGATCACCAGCAGTGCAAACAAGCATATCAGGGACATAATCCAGATCAGGGAGACACGTGCAAAGTTCAGGCATGCTGCATTTCTGGTCGAAGGGCCGCATCCTGTCGAGATGGCCCTTGCTGCAGGGGTCCAGATCAAAGAGGTCTTTGTGACCGAGGCATTCATCAATGCCAAAGAACACCGCACTCTCCTCGGGAAAATCACGGCCGCCATCTTTGAAGTTTCCGAGCAGATCCTGAATAAGATCACGGATACCGAGACGCCGCAGGGCATTGTGGCACTTGCCGGATATACACCGGGCACGCTCGATACGCTGATTTTGAACGAAGCCCCTCTGCTGGCTGTTCTTGATGCCATACAGGACCCGGGTAATCTTGGGACGATCATCAGGACAGCAGATGCAGCTGGCACTGATGCGGTCATCCTGCTCCCGGGCACATGCGATGCATTTATGCCGAAGGTGATCAGGGCGACAGCAGGGAGTCTCTTCAATGTTCCGCTTCTGTACGCAGAGCCTGCTACGCTTGTCGACTGGTTAAGCAAACAAAAGGTCCGGCTCGCGGTGACTGCTGTAGATGCAGAAAAGACCGTATTCGATACTGACCTCAGCGGGGGCATTGCGATCGCCTTTGGCAACGAAGCCCATGGCGTAAACGATCAACTCAGAAAAGCTGCTGATCTTTCCCTCAATATCCCAATCCTCGGCAAGGCCGAAAGCCTCAATGTCGCCACGTCTGCTGCGATATGTCTTTATGAGGCAGTGAGGCAGAGAAGAAAATAG
- a CDS encoding carbohydrate-binding family 9-like protein yields MPHYIVRSAAIMPDLIGQWDGPAWDRAETLELIHFRPEGVGHRPETAVRLLYNPDGIFGIFKVRDRYVRSIHNEFLSPVYKDSCVEFFVKPKQDSGYFNFEFNCSGALLCSYIIDPTRKAEGFQDFVKLPEEDGKQVLIYHSMPEIVEPEITEPVTWFLEFFIPFSLLEKYVGSLGKVKGQPWRANFYKCGDETSHPHWVSWTPLPEKNFHLPDCFGEILFE; encoded by the coding sequence ATGCCTCATTACATTGTCCGCTCTGCCGCCATCATGCCTGACCTGATCGGGCAGTGGGATGGACCTGCATGGGACCGGGCAGAGACCCTTGAGCTTATCCATTTCCGTCCCGAAGGGGTCGGGCACAGACCCGAAACAGCGGTAAGGCTTCTGTACAACCCGGACGGCATCTTCGGCATCTTTAAGGTCAGGGACCGGTATGTAAGAAGCATTCATAATGAATTCTTGTCGCCTGTGTACAAAGACAGTTGCGTTGAGTTCTTTGTTAAGCCGAAGCAAGACAGCGGATATTTCAACTTTGAATTCAACTGCAGCGGCGCACTGCTCTGCAGCTATATTATTGATCCGACACGAAAAGCTGAAGGCTTTCAGGATTTTGTGAAGCTTCCCGAGGAAGACGGAAAGCAGGTTCTGATCTATCATTCCATGCCTGAGATTGTTGAACCCGAGATAACAGAGCCGGTCACTTGGTTCCTTGAGTTTTTTATCCCTTTCAGCCTGCTCGAAAAATACGTCGGCTCGTTAGGCAAGGTCAAAGGTCAGCCCTGGCGCGCCAATTTCTACAAATGCGGTGACGAGACCTCCCATCCTCACTGGGTCTCATGGACACCTCTGCCGGAAAAGAATTTTCATCTGCCGGATTGTTTTGGTGAAATCTTGTTTGAATAG
- a CDS encoding Nif3-like dinuclear metal center hexameric protein produces MKTIALSQLVSFLNSDLKLSEFPKDESANGLQVEGSETVGNIGIAVDACDYVFQAAAQKNIDFLIVHHGLIWGGIRSIDGVMKTRIKALLETDISLYACHLPLDWHPDYGNNAELLRVLEIKRMGEFGEYHGKSIGYWGSLKNELPLKDFISRVDRTLDTRSTALGFGKKVKKVGVVSGGGWSAIYDAEKTGIDTLLVGEPSHSAYTLAEEMKLNVVFAGHYATETLGVKAVGNMLKKKFGLRIEFIDHPTGL; encoded by the coding sequence ATGAAAACTATTGCACTCAGCCAACTTGTATCTTTCCTCAACAGCGATCTGAAACTATCCGAATTCCCCAAAGATGAAAGCGCTAACGGCCTTCAGGTCGAAGGCTCTGAAACTGTCGGCAATATCGGCATTGCAGTCGATGCCTGCGATTATGTCTTTCAGGCGGCGGCTCAAAAGAATATCGATTTTCTTATTGTCCATCATGGCCTTATATGGGGAGGAATTCGTTCCATCGATGGCGTCATGAAAACGCGGATCAAAGCGCTCCTTGAAACAGATATCTCGCTCTATGCCTGCCACCTTCCCCTTGACTGGCATCCTGATTACGGCAATAATGCCGAACTGCTCAGGGTCCTCGAGATAAAGAGGATGGGAGAGTTCGGCGAATACCACGGGAAAAGTATCGGTTATTGGGGCAGCCTGAAGAATGAACTTCCCCTGAAAGATTTTATCAGCAGGGTAGACAGGACACTGGACACAAGATCTACTGCCCTCGGTTTCGGGAAAAAGGTGAAGAAGGTCGGCGTTGTCTCCGGGGGAGGCTGGTCAGCGATCTATGATGCGGAAAAGACCGGTATCGACACCCTCCTTGTAGGAGAGCCGTCGCACAGTGCTTACACCCTTGCGGAAGAGATGAAACTGAATGTCGTATTTGCCGGCCACTATGCCACGGAAACCCTCGGGGTGAAGGCTGTCGGGAATATGCTCAAAAAGAAGTTTGGCCTCAGGATTGAATTCATAGACCATCCGACAGGACTCTAG
- a CDS encoding tetratricopeptide repeat protein, translated as MGKLSIFLFVLFLFALSVFSIFNQGTVSIIVPFGQIYEVQKFALILLSIAVGVFIAFIFFTIRDTKKFIDNWQYQKKQKQEIKVQELYSRALNSLLAKNEEAATEALEGILKEEPDHIDALLRLGDIAAVADDFQKANARYQRARELEPKRIETLFALDSLLEKSGRWPEALRYLDEILDVDDANLTAMYRKREVLEKQGRWDDVVSIQKSILKHEHSEKDKKREQENLIGYEYEYGRHSLENSQLEKAKKAFRNILRTEKDFVPAILGLAEVLLQEGESEEAINMLENAYAATESKILLARLEDLLISISEPSRLIRIYRSGISRNPNDPVTKFFLGKLFHRLEMIDDAFDTLSGIDTGGASYPELHLLMGNLYMRKRQLERAVQEFKKAADIKTAFRLPYCCNHCGYRAEDWSGRCSSSVQHICDAIRQE; from the coding sequence ATGGGCAAGTTATCGATCTTCTTATTCGTTCTCTTCCTTTTTGCGCTTTCCGTCTTCTCTATTTTTAACCAGGGAACAGTTTCGATTATCGTTCCCTTTGGACAGATTTACGAAGTTCAGAAATTCGCCCTGATACTCCTTTCTATAGCAGTCGGCGTTTTTATTGCTTTCATCTTTTTTACGATCAGGGATACGAAAAAATTTATTGACAACTGGCAATACCAGAAAAAACAAAAACAGGAGATAAAAGTACAGGAGCTCTATTCCCGGGCACTGAACTCTCTTCTTGCCAAAAATGAAGAGGCGGCAACAGAAGCACTTGAGGGCATCCTTAAGGAAGAGCCTGACCATATTGACGCCCTGCTCCGCCTCGGCGACATTGCAGCCGTAGCAGATGATTTTCAGAAGGCAAATGCCCGTTATCAGCGTGCGCGTGAACTGGAACCCAAGAGGATCGAAACCCTTTTTGCCCTCGACAGCCTTCTCGAAAAATCAGGAAGGTGGCCGGAAGCCCTACGCTATCTTGATGAGATCCTCGACGTTGACGATGCCAATCTGACGGCCATGTACAGGAAACGCGAGGTCCTTGAAAAGCAGGGCAGATGGGACGACGTTGTCTCGATCCAGAAGTCTATTCTCAAGCACGAACATTCTGAAAAGGATAAAAAGCGCGAACAGGAGAATCTCATCGGCTATGAATATGAATATGGCCGCCACAGCCTCGAAAACAGCCAGCTCGAAAAGGCAAAAAAAGCATTCAGAAACATCCTGAGGACTGAAAAAGATTTTGTCCCTGCAATCCTGGGGCTTGCAGAGGTGCTGCTTCAGGAAGGTGAGAGTGAAGAAGCTATCAACATGCTCGAAAATGCCTATGCAGCCACTGAATCGAAGATCCTGCTTGCACGCCTCGAGGATCTGCTCATCAGCATCAGCGAACCGTCCCGTTTGATCCGAATATACAGAAGCGGCATATCCCGCAACCCCAATGATCCGGTCACCAAGTTCTTTCTTGGCAAACTCTTCCACAGGCTTGAGATGATCGATGACGCCTTTGACACTCTTTCCGGCATCGATACAGGCGGCGCTTCATACCCTGAACTCCATCTGCTTATGGGTAATCTCTATATGAGGAAGAGGCAGCTTGAAAGGGCTGTTCAGGAATTCAAAAAGGCAGCAGATATCAAGACCGCGTTCAGGCTGCCCTACTGCTGCAACCATTGCGGGTACCGCGCTGAGGACTGGTCAGGACGCTGTTCGTCGTCAGTACAGCATATCTGCGACGCAATAAGACAGGAATGA
- a CDS encoding 23S rRNA (pseudouridine(1915)-N(3))-methyltransferase RlmH has product MKINLIWVGKTKEPFIHEGLQKYLKLLKPYAEVTVTEIREEKVKDISRMLAKESGRIQDLRAPYMLLDEKGETLDSVEFAKFIEKQGSSATFLFGGAYGVSEDVKAKAKKKIRLSSMTFTHEMSRLIFLEQLYRAFTILQKRGYHH; this is encoded by the coding sequence ATGAAGATCAACCTGATATGGGTGGGAAAGACAAAAGAGCCGTTCATTCATGAGGGGCTGCAGAAATACCTGAAGCTCCTGAAGCCCTATGCAGAGGTTACCGTAACTGAGATCAGGGAAGAAAAGGTAAAGGACATCAGCAGAATGTTAGCCAAGGAAAGCGGACGGATACAGGACCTCAGGGCCCCGTACATGCTGCTCGACGAAAAGGGCGAGACCCTTGACTCTGTTGAGTTTGCCAAATTTATCGAAAAACAGGGGTCTTCAGCAACGTTTCTCTTTGGCGGCGCATATGGCGTTTCAGAGGATGTGAAGGCAAAGGCAAAAAAGAAGATCCGCCTCTCGTCCATGACCTTTACCCATGAGATGTCACGACTCATCTTTTTAGAGCAGCTTTACCGCGCCTTTACCATTCTGCAGAAAAGAGGTTATCATCACTGA
- the rsfS gene encoding ribosome silencing factor, with product MSLIGRDLALKAAEAALQKKAHAPVILELTGLTVIADYFVICSGESTTQVKAVVDFIEHELLLEGIRPMGREGLTYGHWALLDYGDVVIHVFEQETREYYSLEKLWMDAKTIELHEDQPDMGGKDKRAVHS from the coding sequence ATGTCGCTCATAGGAAGAGATTTAGCCCTCAAGGCAGCAGAAGCAGCTCTCCAGAAAAAAGCTCATGCCCCTGTTATTCTTGAACTAACAGGTCTCACGGTCATTGCCGATTATTTTGTGATCTGTTCAGGTGAAAGCACGACCCAGGTCAAGGCTGTCGTCGATTTTATAGAGCATGAACTCCTGCTGGAGGGCATCAGGCCTATGGGCAGGGAAGGCCTCACATACGGCCATTGGGCCCTGCTCGATTACGGGGATGTGGTCATACATGTATTCGAACAGGAGACGCGTGAATACTACAGCCTTGAAAAACTCTGGATGGATGCAAAGACCATAGAACTCCATGAAGATCAACCTGATATGGGTGGGAAAGACAAAAGAGCCGTTCATTCATGA
- a CDS encoding nicotinate-nucleotide adenylyltransferase: MKLGILGGTFNPVHFGHLRAAEEALELAGLDSVLFIPSGNPPLKTEDIASARHRYEMVKLATGNNPRFDLLDLECRTRKKSYTVDTLERLHHLYPDDSLYFILGIDAFLDIPNWYMPEHLLSLAHFLVLSRPGCRFADLSTSPYLSFKKEILTKLDAGAPSSYSTKLANGNTVMLLNVSPINISATDIRSRIAQGKSLKYLLPADVESYIISHKLYAIRKPQDRAVRRECRS; the protein is encoded by the coding sequence TTGAAGCTCGGGATATTAGGCGGGACGTTTAATCCGGTCCATTTCGGCCATCTGCGCGCTGCAGAAGAGGCCCTGGAGCTTGCCGGACTTGATTCCGTGCTGTTCATCCCCTCAGGCAACCCGCCCCTCAAGACAGAAGACATTGCCTCTGCCCGCCACCGGTATGAAATGGTAAAGCTTGCAACAGGGAATAACCCGCGCTTCGATCTCCTTGACCTGGAATGCAGGACCAGGAAGAAGTCCTATACCGTCGATACCCTTGAAAGACTTCATCATCTCTATCCGGATGACAGCCTTTATTTCATACTGGGTATCGACGCTTTTCTTGACATCCCGAACTGGTACATGCCTGAGCATCTCCTCAGCCTTGCACATTTTCTGGTCCTTTCGCGGCCGGGATGCAGGTTCGCTGATCTGTCCACCTCCCCTTACTTGTCTTTCAAGAAGGAGATTCTCACTAAGCTTGATGCAGGGGCTCCATCGTCATATTCAACAAAACTCGCAAACGGAAATACGGTCATGCTCCTTAATGTCTCGCCGATCAATATCTCGGCAACCGATATCAGATCCCGCATAGCGCAGGGGAAAAGCCTGAAATACCTGTTGCCAGCAGATGTTGAATCCTATATAATTTCTCATAAACTGTATGCAATCAGGAAACCACAGGATAGGGCTGTAAGGCGGGAATGTCGCTCATAG
- a CDS encoding glutamate-5-semialdehyde dehydrogenase, whose amino-acid sequence MDIKAYVLAKAKEAKEGARSLGRASSQQKNAALLAMSEALKKRSKELIKENAKDLKFAREKGLSKAMIDRLTLNQKRIDEMAQGLVEVAALPDPAGEIIKMWQRPNGMTVGKMRVPIGSIGIIYESRPNVTADATSLCLKAGNAVILRGGSEAINSNKAIVKILRDAARLQGLHEGAITFIDLPDRTAVMEMLKLEGIIDLIIPRGGEGLIRTVTENSRIPVLKHYKGICHVFVDRDADLQMAEDICFNAKVQRPGTCNSMETMLVDKKIAKTFLPAMLKRFKDAGVAIKGCPETRKIVPSVDAAREHDFYNEYLDLVLNVKVVKDIDAAMDHIATYSSAHSDTIVTKDYAKGMRFLREVDSSAVLINASTRLNDGYQFGLGAEIGISTDKIHARGPMGLEELTCTKFIVLGNGQLRE is encoded by the coding sequence ATGGACATAAAGGCATATGTGCTCGCAAAGGCAAAAGAGGCAAAGGAGGGTGCGCGTTCTTTGGGCAGGGCATCTTCACAACAGAAGAATGCAGCGCTCCTGGCCATGTCCGAGGCACTCAAAAAACGGTCAAAAGAACTGATAAAGGAAAATGCGAAGGACCTCAAATTCGCACGGGAAAAGGGCCTCTCAAAGGCAATGATCGACAGGCTTACCCTGAACCAGAAGCGCATTGACGAGATGGCCCAGGGGCTGGTTGAGGTTGCCGCGCTCCCTGATCCTGCAGGCGAGATCATCAAGATGTGGCAGCGGCCGAACGGCATGACCGTCGGCAAGATGCGTGTGCCGATCGGCTCGATCGGCATCATCTATGAGTCCAGGCCGAACGTCACTGCTGATGCGACAAGCCTCTGCCTCAAGGCCGGCAATGCGGTCATCCTGCGCGGCGGCTCCGAGGCGATCAATTCGAACAAGGCGATCGTGAAGATCCTGCGGGATGCGGCAAGGCTGCAGGGCTTGCATGAAGGGGCGATCACGTTCATCGACCTGCCTGACAGGACAGCGGTCATGGAGATGCTGAAGCTTGAAGGCATCATTGACCTGATCATCCCCCGGGGCGGCGAAGGCCTTATCAGGACCGTGACCGAGAATTCACGCATACCGGTTCTGAAGCATTACAAGGGTATCTGCCATGTATTTGTCGACCGGGACGCTGACCTGCAGATGGCCGAAGACATCTGCTTTAATGCAAAGGTCCAGAGGCCCGGCACCTGTAATTCGATGGAGACGATGCTCGTTGACAAGAAGATCGCAAAGACGTTTCTGCCCGCAATGCTCAAGAGGTTCAAGGACGCAGGCGTTGCTATCAAGGGATGCCCTGAGACACGGAAGATCGTCCCTTCTGTTGATGCGGCCAGGGAGCATGATTTCTATAACGAATACCTCGACCTGGTCCTCAATGTAAAGGTAGTAAAGGACATTGACGCTGCGATGGACCATATTGCGACTTACAGTTCAGCCCATTCAGACACCATTGTCACAAAGGACTATGCAAAAGGCATGCGGTTCCTGCGGGAGGTCGATTCCTCTGCAGTGCTGATCAATGCCTCGACACGCCTGAATGACGGGTACCAGTTCGGCCTCGGCGCAGAGATCGGCATATCGACCGACAAGATCCATGCGCGCGGTCCGATGGGGCTTGAAGAATTGACCTGCACCAAGTTCATTGTCCTTGGCAACGGCCAGTTGAGGGAGTGA
- the mutL gene encoding DNA mismatch repair endonuclease MutL yields MPKITVLPTDLCNKISAGEVIERPASVVKELLENSLDAGSTEIKIEVSRGGKRLMRISDNGIGMDRDDALLCFKRHATSKITEYDDLFNISTLGFRGEALPSIASVSRLRLVTGLKGSAVGVSLELDGGELKDIKDAPVSGTTLEIKDLFFNTPVRKKFLKADSTELFHIIDIITKEALSHPETALSLFADSAETISLAKASGFRERIMQVYGEEFLGGLIEASFSMDGLAMHAFVSGSANFRKTRSHQFIFLNRRPIKDQSVAHAVYKAYEGILPPDKHMLFFLFLQIDPQKVDFNVHPTKREVRFEDKETIYRFIVSHLRDAIRSAHKEYAEEFNQPEAAEGLASMTGGSGLSYAQPMSFGTSVIAENLEFPYRASLPHIYLGDTFVAVSGKGGLTLLDHHAAHERVLFEKLLKGMEMQSTQLLFPRQVQVSGKEYRVLLEQKEIVRTFGIEIDDFGNNTVIVRAVPAEIVDADIPGLLSDIAAGLLDEHTSGRPLRYDLAARIACHGSIRGKKILSPDELAKLLEDLEKTEQPDQCPHGRPTRIFYSLHDLSKLFKRT; encoded by the coding sequence ATGCCAAAGATAACGGTTCTTCCTACAGATCTCTGCAATAAAATCTCGGCCGGTGAGGTGATCGAGCGGCCTGCCTCTGTGGTAAAAGAGCTTCTTGAGAATTCTCTCGATGCCGGGAGCACTGAGATTAAAATCGAGGTGAGCCGCGGCGGCAAGCGCCTGATGCGGATCTCGGACAACGGCATCGGCATGGATAGAGACGATGCGCTTCTCTGCTTTAAGCGTCATGCGACCAGCAAGATAACCGAATATGACGACCTTTTCAATATCAGCACGCTGGGGTTCCGTGGTGAGGCCCTGCCTTCGATCGCCTCTGTTTCCCGGCTCAGACTTGTCACCGGGCTGAAGGGTTCGGCTGTTGGAGTCTCTCTTGAACTGGATGGCGGTGAACTGAAAGATATCAAGGATGCACCGGTGTCAGGCACCACACTCGAAATAAAAGACCTCTTTTTCAATACCCCTGTCAGGAAGAAGTTCCTCAAGGCCGACAGCACCGAGCTGTTCCATATTATAGACATTATTACGAAAGAGGCGCTTTCTCATCCTGAGACCGCCTTGTCGCTCTTTGCGGACAGCGCAGAGACGATCAGTCTTGCAAAAGCCTCAGGGTTCAGGGAGAGGATCATGCAGGTGTATGGAGAGGAGTTTCTTGGCGGCCTTATAGAGGCCTCTTTCAGCATGGATGGGCTGGCAATGCATGCCTTTGTATCGGGCAGCGCCAATTTCAGAAAGACCAGATCACACCAGTTCATATTCCTTAACAGGCGGCCGATAAAGGACCAGTCAGTGGCGCATGCAGTCTATAAGGCATATGAAGGTATTCTACCTCCTGACAAGCATATGCTCTTTTTTCTTTTCCTGCAGATCGACCCCCAAAAGGTCGACTTCAATGTACACCCGACCAAAAGAGAGGTGCGGTTTGAAGATAAGGAGACGATCTACCGGTTTATTGTCTCTCATCTGCGGGATGCGATCAGGTCGGCACATAAAGAATATGCAGAGGAGTTCAATCAGCCTGAGGCTGCTGAGGGTCTTGCATCGATGACAGGAGGGTCTGGTCTGTCATATGCCCAGCCCATGTCATTTGGGACATCTGTGATAGCCGAAAATCTTGAGTTTCCATACCGCGCTTCTTTGCCCCATATCTATCTTGGGGATACCTTTGTGGCTGTTTCAGGAAAAGGAGGCCTCACCCTTCTGGACCACCACGCAGCTCATGAGAGGGTCCTCTTCGAAAAACTGCTCAAAGGCATGGAGATGCAATCCACGCAGCTTCTTTTTCCCCGGCAGGTCCAGGTGTCGGGCAAGGAATACCGGGTTTTGCTCGAACAGAAAGAGATCGTCAGGACCTTCGGCATAGAGATCGATGACTTCGGCAATAATACCGTGATTGTGAGGGCAGTGCCTGCAGAGATTGTAGATGCCGACATCCCCGGTCTCCTTTCTGATATTGCTGCCGGACTTCTCGATGAGCATACCTCAGGCCGGCCTCTGCGCTATGACCTTGCTGCGCGCATCGCATGCCACGGCTCAATCCGCGGCAAAAAGATCCTTTCCCCGGACGAACTTGCAAAGCTGCTTGAAGACCTTGAAAAGACAGAGCAGCCTGACCAGTGCCCTCACGGCAGACCGACAAGGATCTTCTATTCGCTCCATGATTTAAGCAAACTTTTCAAGCGCACATGA